A part of Myxococcus landrumus genomic DNA contains:
- a CDS encoding ABC transporter ATP-binding protein, with protein MAVPAEGPNPPPPGLAGLLRLLGLQGSLVGVSALSASVAAALGLVPFFVVSRMATAIYAQPPRLDEVRTLALVAVGALLLRYTFVAGSTVLAHVAAFRILHDLRLRIAHKLGAVPLSFFSRRTTGSLKTTLMDDVNQVESFVAHNFPDAVAAVVVPLATAIALVWVDWRMAIASIIVAPFAVGAMAYTMRDGADAHVQWNAIQHRMNSALLEYIRGIKVIKTFGLSAARFGELSRSIQEGLNWMEGFMRTNGRGYGAFGALIGSSLVFLVPAGGWLYSKGELSLEELVLFLVLGPQLLMSMMRLMFAWGNVEKVQVGNARIREILLTPDLEDRAGTRVPAHDGLCFRQVDFRYDEAGPDVLHQVTFDAPAGKVTALVGPSGAGKSTLVKLVPRLWEATGGAVELGGVDVRELPLEQLLSRVSMVFQDVFLFHGTVRDNLRLGRADATEAQLEAACRAARAHDFIRALPQGYDTMLGERGARLSGGEKQRLSIARALLKDAPVLLLDEATAFADPENEARIQEALSELCEGRTVMVVAHRLSTIATADHIVVLEGGAVRDQGTHEELLSRCSLYQRLWASHSDAQDWTLGGADARTSGGMEVAS; from the coding sequence ATGGCTGTGCCCGCGGAAGGGCCGAATCCGCCACCCCCGGGGTTGGCGGGGTTGCTGCGGCTGTTGGGGTTACAGGGGTCGCTGGTGGGGGTGTCGGCGCTGAGTGCGTCGGTGGCCGCGGCGCTGGGGCTGGTGCCCTTCTTCGTCGTCTCTCGCATGGCGACGGCCATCTACGCGCAGCCGCCCCGGTTGGACGAGGTCCGCACCCTGGCGCTGGTGGCCGTGGGGGCGCTGCTGCTCCGCTACACGTTTGTTGCGGGCTCGACGGTGCTCGCGCACGTCGCCGCGTTCCGCATCCTCCATGACCTGCGCCTGAGAATCGCCCACAAGCTGGGCGCGGTGCCGCTGTCGTTCTTCAGCCGCCGGACGACGGGTTCGCTCAAGACGACGCTGATGGACGACGTGAACCAGGTGGAGTCGTTCGTCGCCCACAACTTCCCGGACGCGGTGGCCGCGGTGGTCGTCCCGCTCGCCACCGCCATCGCGCTGGTGTGGGTGGACTGGCGGATGGCGATTGCCAGCATCATCGTGGCCCCGTTCGCGGTGGGGGCCATGGCGTACACGATGCGCGATGGCGCCGACGCCCATGTGCAGTGGAATGCGATTCAGCACCGCATGAACTCGGCGCTGCTCGAGTACATCCGGGGCATCAAGGTCATCAAGACCTTCGGTCTCTCCGCCGCCCGCTTCGGCGAATTGTCGCGCTCCATCCAGGAGGGGCTGAACTGGATGGAGGGCTTCATGCGCACCAACGGGCGAGGCTATGGCGCGTTCGGCGCGCTCATCGGCTCCAGCCTGGTCTTCCTCGTGCCCGCGGGTGGATGGCTCTACTCGAAGGGGGAGCTGTCGCTGGAGGAGCTGGTGTTGTTCCTGGTGCTGGGCCCTCAGCTCCTGATGTCGATGATGCGGTTGATGTTCGCGTGGGGGAACGTGGAGAAGGTCCAGGTGGGCAACGCGCGCATCCGCGAGATTCTGCTCACCCCGGACCTGGAGGACCGCGCGGGCACCCGGGTTCCCGCCCACGACGGCCTCTGCTTCCGGCAGGTGGACTTCCGCTACGACGAGGCCGGACCGGACGTGCTGCACCAGGTCACCTTCGACGCGCCGGCGGGCAAGGTGACCGCGCTCGTCGGCCCGTCGGGTGCTGGCAAGTCGACGCTCGTGAAGCTGGTGCCCCGGTTGTGGGAAGCGACGGGCGGCGCGGTGGAGCTGGGCGGCGTGGACGTGCGCGAGCTGCCACTCGAGCAACTGCTCTCGCGTGTCTCGATGGTGTTCCAGGACGTGTTCCTCTTTCACGGCACCGTGCGCGACAACCTGCGCCTGGGACGGGCGGACGCCACGGAGGCACAGCTGGAGGCAGCGTGCCGCGCCGCGCGGGCCCATGACTTCATCCGCGCGCTGCCCCAGGGCTACGACACGATGCTTGGCGAGCGAGGTGCCCGGCTCTCTGGCGGAGAGAAGCAGCGGCTGTCCATCGCCCGCGCGCTGCTCAAGGACGCCCCGGTGCTGTTGCTCGACGAGGCCACCGCGTTCGCGGACCCGGAGAACGAGGCGCGCATCCAGGAGGCCCTGTCGGAGCTGTGTGAGGGCCGCACGGTGATGGTGGTCGCCCATCGGCTGTCCACCATCGCCACCGCGGACCACATCGTCGTGCTGGAGGGCGGCGCGGTGCGGGACCAGGGCACGCACGAGGAGCTGCTGTCCCGCTGCTCGCTCTATCAACGGCTGTGGGCCAGCCATTCGGATGCACAGGACTGGACGCTGGGGGGCGCGGACGCGCGGACGTCTGGTGGCATGGAGGTGGCGTCATGA
- a CDS encoding fatty acid desaturase → MSFLDRVLEPPSYGYEKNGQVHVPTAQTIAREFFSRLNIFRTRKNWLALAGWTTTLGLGIPLTLSFTHFFNIWFCLAGFVYGMVVLGTHGTIWFHRYATHRAFQFKNAFWRELCRNLVVKTISEEVYVISHHVHHAKAEQPGDPYNVKAGWLYCFLADVNHQGIHRDLNPKDYGQLCKLMDHTGVRLNSHAQYLKWGSLCHPAWTVLHFLLNWAAWYGIFFLVGGHALALALFGWAGVWVVGVRTFNYDGHGGGKDRRRDGIDFNRKDMSINQRWPGLITGEWHNNHHLYPHGARAGFLPYQFDPAWHVIRFGWRIGAVSTYRDFQEDFLERHYRPWLAAQKQA, encoded by the coding sequence ATGTCATTTCTTGACCGCGTCCTCGAGCCGCCTAGCTACGGCTACGAGAAGAACGGGCAGGTCCATGTGCCGACGGCACAGACCATTGCCCGGGAGTTCTTCTCTCGCCTCAACATCTTCCGCACCCGCAAGAACTGGCTGGCTCTCGCTGGGTGGACCACGACGCTGGGCCTGGGAATCCCGCTGACGCTGTCCTTCACCCACTTCTTCAACATCTGGTTCTGCCTCGCGGGCTTCGTCTACGGGATGGTGGTGCTGGGCACACACGGCACCATCTGGTTCCACCGCTACGCGACGCACCGCGCCTTCCAGTTCAAGAACGCCTTCTGGCGCGAGCTGTGTCGCAACCTCGTCGTGAAGACCATCTCCGAGGAGGTGTATGTCATTTCTCACCACGTCCACCACGCCAAGGCCGAGCAGCCGGGCGACCCCTACAACGTGAAGGCGGGCTGGCTGTATTGCTTCCTCGCGGACGTCAACCATCAGGGCATCCACCGGGACTTGAACCCCAAGGACTACGGCCAGCTCTGCAAGCTGATGGACCATACGGGCGTGCGCTTGAACAGCCATGCCCAGTACTTGAAGTGGGGCTCGCTGTGCCATCCCGCGTGGACGGTGCTGCACTTCCTGCTGAACTGGGCGGCCTGGTACGGAATCTTCTTCCTGGTGGGCGGGCACGCGCTGGCGCTCGCGCTCTTTGGCTGGGCGGGCGTGTGGGTGGTGGGCGTGCGGACGTTCAACTACGACGGCCACGGAGGAGGAAAGGACCGCCGGCGCGACGGGATTGATTTCAACCGGAAGGACATGTCCATCAACCAGCGCTGGCCAGGGCTCATCACCGGCGAGTGGCACAACAACCACCACCTCTATCCGCATGGAGCGAGGGCGGGCTTCCTGCCGTACCAGTTCGACCCGGCGTGGCACGTCATCCGGTTCGGCTGGAGGATTGGAGCCGTCAGCACGTATCGGGACTTCCAGGAGGACTTCCTGGAGCGTCACTACCGTCCGTGGCTGGCGGCCCAGAAGCAGGCGTGA
- a CDS encoding DUF2652 domain-containing protein — MATEKALLLIADIGGYTRFMKHHRFSLAHAQDSVAQLLEAVIDASGGLKLAKLEGDAAFFYSVGDDCGAFARQVADIRRAFVARREKLIVDRMCQCDGCMQVGMLTLKFVAHLGEVAFQRVKHLTELAGVDVILVHRMLKNDVPVSEYLLMTDAVHERIQPELRQLAQGLEHEFEGLGRTTTHYIDLHVSGEELPAPLAPKLSRRLWNKLVMEVRTLKYVLGIEKPCQDFRNVEIVDTRPTSHSPPPRT; from the coding sequence ATGGCGACAGAGAAGGCGCTGCTCCTCATCGCGGATATCGGCGGTTACACCCGCTTCATGAAACACCACCGCTTCAGCCTCGCGCATGCGCAGGACTCGGTGGCGCAGTTGCTCGAAGCCGTCATCGACGCCTCGGGCGGGCTGAAGCTGGCCAAGCTGGAAGGTGACGCGGCCTTCTTCTACTCCGTCGGAGACGACTGCGGCGCGTTCGCCCGGCAGGTCGCGGACATCCGCCGCGCCTTCGTCGCGCGGCGCGAGAAGCTGATCGTCGACCGGATGTGTCAGTGCGATGGCTGCATGCAGGTGGGCATGCTGACGCTCAAGTTCGTCGCCCACCTGGGTGAGGTCGCCTTCCAGCGCGTGAAACACCTCACGGAGCTGGCGGGAGTGGACGTCATCCTGGTGCACCGGATGCTGAAGAACGACGTCCCGGTGTCCGAGTACCTCCTGATGACCGACGCCGTGCACGAGCGCATCCAGCCGGAGCTGCGCCAGCTGGCCCAGGGACTCGAGCACGAGTTCGAGGGCCTGGGCCGCACGACCACGCACTACATCGACCTCCACGTGAGTGGCGAGGAGCTCCCCGCTCCGCTGGCCCCGAAGCTGTCGCGCAGGCTGTGGAACAAGCTGGTGATGGAGGTGCGGACGCTGAAGTACGTGCTCGGCATCGAGAAGCCCTGCCAGGACTTCCGCAACGTCGAGATTGTCGACACACGGCCAACGTCGCACTCCCCTCCCCCGCGCACCTGA